One Candidatus Limnocylindria bacterium genomic window, ATATTTCGCGATCAGCGCGCGCACCGTCCCCGGCTTGACGTAGGGCATGTCGCCCGGCAGCACGACGAGCGCGTCGCCGTTCGCGGTCGCGACGCCCACTTGGATCGACGAGAACATGCCGCGCGACGGGTCGGGGTTCTCGACCGGTCGCACGCGTGGGTCGTTCATCGCGTTCACGTCGCGCTCGAGCTCGCGCCGCGCGTCGGCACCGACGACGACGATCACCTCGGTGACGCCGCCTTCGAGCAGGCTGCGGATGGTGTGGTCGAGGAGCGGCTCGCCCGCGATCGGCGTGAGGAGCTTCTTGCCACCGAAGCGCTCCGCCGATCCTGCCGCCGTGACGACGGCCACGGCGCGGAAGGTGTCAGGCATCGCGGAGGGATCGTAGGGCGCGCTCGGTGAAGATGCGGGCCGCGCGCTTGCGCTGCGAGATCGTTCCTGACGTGTTGTCCATCGGACGCGCCGCCTTGTACACCGCATCGGCCGCCGCGGCGATCGCTTCGTCACCGAGCTTCGTCCCGATGAGTGCCCTCGCGTCGACGGAGACGGGGCGCGACGCGAGCGCAGTGACGGCGATGCGCGCCTCGGTGACGGCGCCGCCGTCGATCCGGACGGCCGCGGCGACACCGGCGATCGGGAAGTCGAAGGAGTTGCGATCGCGCAGCTTGAGATACGTGCTCCGCCATCCCGTCGCATCCGGCAGCGTCACGGAGACGACGACGTCATCGCGACCGATCGTGAGGTAGCGGATGCCGTCCTCCCGGTACAGGTCGGCGAGATCGAGGTCGCGTCGGCCATCCGCGTTCTCGACGGTCACCTTCGCGCCCAGCGCGATGAGCGCGGGCACCGTGTCGGCGCTCGCGACCGCGAGACAGCGTGGGCTCGAAGGCGCGACGCGGCACACGACCGCTGGATGGGTCTTCATGCAGTAGCCCTCGGCCGTGCGCCAGAACAGGGACTGGTCGTACCAGTTGCATCGCGTGTCGAGGCAGAGGTTGCCGCCGATCGTCCCCATGTTGCGCAGCTGCGGCGTCGAGACCACGCCCGCGGCCTGCGCGAGCGCCGTGTACTTCGCGCGCACCGTCGGATGCGCGGAGACCTCGGTCAGCGTCGCGCCGGCGGCGATGCGCAGCGCCGACCCGTTGCTGATCTCGCGCGCCCCCTTCACGCGTCCGAGCGAGACGAGGATCCGTGGTGTGAACTGCCGGCGCTTCATGTTCGGGAAGAGATCCGTCCCACCCGCGACAAGCATCACCGGAACGTTCGGCGTGCCACTCGCGATGTCCGACGCGGCAGCGCCGTGATCGCGCAGCAGCGTCGCCGCCTCGGTCCACGTCGTGGGTTCGACCATTCGAAAGCGCGGGAGTCGCAGCATCGTCTAGTCCGCCTTCGTCCCGGTCTTCTTGCGCTCGCGCGCGTCGGTCGATGCGGTGAGTCTGCGGATCGCGTTCCTCGGGTCGACCTTGCCGTCGCCGAGCCCATCCGGCCCGATGCGGTCCTTCGGCGCGCCTCGGTTGTCGCGCTTGCCGAGCGCGTCGAGGATCTTGTCCGCGGTGATCGGGGTCTCGTCGAAGCGCACGCCGATCGCGTCGTAGACCGCGTTCGCGATGGCCGGGACGACAGAGTTCAGCGGACCCTCGCCCGCCTCCTTCGCGCCGTAGGGACCCTCGCTGTCGTTGGTCTCGATGAGGATCGCCTCAAGTTCCGGCGTGTCGAGCGACGTCGGCAGCTTGTAGTCGAGCAGTGACGGTTTCTTGTGGAGCCCGCCGCGGAAGATCTGCTCCTCGACCATGACCTCGCCATACCCCATGTACGCGGAGCCCTCGATCTGCCCCTCGACGTTCGCCGGATTCAGGGCCCGGCCGCAGTCGTGCGCCGTCGTGATCTTGTCGACGGTGAGCGTGCCCGTCTCCAGATCTACGGATACCTCGGCGACGGATGCCTGGTACGAGTACGCGGGCGTCGGACCAACGCCGGCGCCCTTGTAGCTCCCGCCGATGCCGGCCGGCGGCTTGTAGCTGCCCGCTGCGACGAGTGTCCCGTGCTTCCCCTCGGCGAGGTTCGCGGCCTCGACGAATGACAGGAACTTCTCCGTGTCGCGCAGGTCGTAC contains:
- a CDS encoding nucleotidyltransferase family protein, with product MPDTFRAVAVVTAAGSAERFGGKKLLTPIAGEPLLDHTIRSLLEGGVTEVIVVVGADARRELERDVNAMNDPRVRPVENPDPSRGMFSSIQVGVATANGDALVVLPGDMPYVKPGTVRALIAKYRERPAIVSPRYRGKRGHPVVMPLTLRDEIAATAPTANLHDVIHRHQDERVDLDVDDAGVIRDVDTRADLERPAD
- a CDS encoding FAD binding domain-containing protein, giving the protein MLRLPRFRMVEPTTWTEAATLLRDHGAAASDIASGTPNVPVMLVAGGTDLFPNMKRRQFTPRILVSLGRVKGAREISNGSALRIAAGATLTEVSAHPTVRAKYTALAQAAGVVSTPQLRNMGTIGGNLCLDTRCNWYDQSLFWRTAEGYCMKTHPAVVCRVAPSSPRCLAVASADTVPALIALGAKVTVENADGRRDLDLADLYREDGIRYLTIGRDDVVVSVTLPDATGWRSTYLKLRDRNSFDFPIAGVAAAVRIDGGAVTEARIAVTALASRPVSVDARALIGTKLGDEAIAAAADAVYKAARPMDNTSGTISQRKRAARIFTERALRSLRDA